ATCGCCTCTTCACGGAAAGCTTGAGGAAAGTCAGTTGGAAGAAAAGGAATATGTAGCTAGGTGTGTCATAAAGATAAACACACGAATTGACGGTGCATATGTCTTTTCCAGCGGTAAGAACATGGGAGTATTCAAGGCAGTAGGTTTCCCGGAGGATGTTGGAGAGTTCTACAAGCTTGAGGATTACGAAGGTTACTGTTGGACTGCACACGGCAGATACCCTACAAATACTCCGGGTTGGTGGGGAGGAGCTCATCCGTTTTCACTTCTGGACTACACAATAGTACACAATGGCGAGATATCCTCATATGATGCCAACAGACGATTTATGGAAATGTTCGGATATAAATGTTCGCTTCTTACTGATACAGAAGTAATAACATATATTTTCGATTACCTGAATAGAAGACAGGGAATATCTCTGAAAGATTGTGCATCAATAATAGCTGCTCCTTTCTGGTCTGAGATAGACAAAATGCCTCAGGATATGAAAGAGAAATTTACAGCAATCAGAAATGTATATGCAAGTCTTCTTATAACAGGTCCGTTCTCAATAATATTGGGATATGAAGGCGGAATGATGGCATTGAACGACAGATTGAAACTTCGTTCCATGGTTGCCGCAGAAAAAGGCGATCTTGTACTTGTAGCCAGTGAAGAGAGTGCTATCAGGATTATACATCCGGAGGTAGATAGAATCTGGAGTCCTAAGGGCGGAGAACCGGTAATTGCAACGTTATCAGGGGGTGAAATTTAATGGGAATAAATTATTTTACACCTCAATACGAGGTATGTAGAGATCCGAAAAAATGTATTAAATGTAAAGTATGTATGCGTCAGTGTGCAAACGAAGTACACAGCTATGACGAAGAACTTGATATGATGGTTGCTGATGACAGCAAGTGCGTGGATTGCCAGAGATGTGTTTCACTGTGTCCTACACGTGCACTCCGCATAACCAAATATCAGAATGAATTCAAGGAAAATGCCAACTGGACACAACAACATATAACTGAAATATATAAGCAAGCAAATACAGGGGGAGTTCTTCTGTCAT
This region of Clostridium sp. BNL1100 genomic DNA includes:
- a CDS encoding glutamine amidotransferase family protein, with translation MLLKEGQVRIPSGCAISGMFSREGRRISGQDIVKSISVMHDRSNGLGGGFAGYGIYPEYKELYAFHVFFDSNEAREDAERFINRHFDVVNLSRIPTKKHPRITDAPLIWRYFVSPLHGKLEESQLEEKEYVARCVIKINTRIDGAYVFSSGKNMGVFKAVGFPEDVGEFYKLEDYEGYCWTAHGRYPTNTPGWWGGAHPFSLLDYTIVHNGEISSYDANRRFMEMFGYKCSLLTDTEVITYIFDYLNRRQGISLKDCASIIAAPFWSEIDKMPQDMKEKFTAIRNVYASLLITGPFSIILGYEGGMMALNDRLKLRSMVAAEKGDLVLVASEESAIRIIHPEVDRIWSPKGGEPVIATLSGGEI